The following proteins are co-located in the Macadamia integrifolia cultivar HAES 741 chromosome 3, SCU_Mint_v3, whole genome shotgun sequence genome:
- the LOC122073715 gene encoding uncharacterized protein LOC122073715 has product MDHVLEPRPVVGDDATLAEIKIAKKWAKDDKRARSMILLKMEDHLMKVFNKHTTTKSVMEAVRAKYDVKTETHTQLLTHKYNSCRMTEGEDVMDHVNKMLILAQDLADAGSEVSNNYQVSTIINSLPPSWIMAQTALRFLGDNLTIDKLPQQLQYYQQCMMTKSMGELHITQSNPTSPEIDQVETLAHQHRFSPNANQLCPNNNYNKFKGKGKMKSRNFQKYEGWWIDSGATRHIARTTRGQQEMKTLTPGDHKIFMDNNSYSEVRGIADYVLDLGKANFCLKDVIYAPDMRQNLISVPALVKKGLEMRFTSSEVTIGNHGRSFASGRFVPEQDLFLLSTVENVTSNIINENASGSLVYIDCAKSC; this is encoded by the exons ATGGACCATGTTCTGGAACCAAGACCCGTGGTTGGGGATGATGCTACCCTAGCAGAGATTAAAATTGCGAAAAAATGGGCTAAAGATGACAAAAGAGCCCGAAGCATGATCCTCttgaagatggaagaccatctgaTGAAGGTGTTTAATAAACACACAACTACCAAATCTGTAATGGAAGCTGTGAGGGCCAAGTAtgatgtgaaaactgaaacCCACACTCAGCTACTGACTCACAAATATAATAGTTGTAGAATGACTGAGGGTGAGGATGTTATGGATCATGTCAACAAAATGCTGATTTTGGCTCAAGACTTGGCTGATGCTGGATCAGAAGTGTCAAATAACTACCAAGTATCCACTATCATTAACAGTTTACCCCCTTCTTGGATAATGGCACAAACCGCACTGAGATTCCTGGGGGACAATCTCACTATTGATAAACTTCCCCAACAACTACAATACTATCAGCAATGCAtgatgacaaagtccatgggtGAATTACATATAACCCAGTCCAACCCAACTTCGCCAGAGATTGACCAAGTGGAAACATTGGCACATCAGCACCGATTTAGTCCCAATGCCAACCAGCTATGCCCCAACAATAACTATAATAAGttcaaagggaaaggaaaaatgaagtcTAGGAATTTTCAAAAG TATGAGGGGTGGTGGATCGACTCAGGTGCGACACGTCATATTGCAAGGACCACAAGAGGACAACAAGAGATGAAGACTCTTACACCTGGTGACCATAAGATCTTCATGGACAACAACTCGTATAGTGAAGTTCGAGGTATTGCAGACTATGTGCTTGACCTCGGGAAGGCTAATTTTTGTCTGAAGGATGTAATTTATGCCCCCGACATGCGTCAAAATTTGATTTCTGTACCAGCTCTTGTTAAGAAGGGCCTTGAAATGCGTTTCACTAGCTCTGAGGTCACCATTGGAAATCATGGTCGATCTTTTGCTTCAGGACGATTTGTCCCTGAGCAAGACTTGTTCTTACTTTCTACTGTTGAAAATGTAACCTCTAATATTATTAATGAAAATGCATCTGGATCATTAGTTTATATTGATTGTGCAAAATCTTGTTGA
- the LOC122073096 gene encoding protein TRIGALACTOSYLDIACYLGLYCEROL 5, chloroplastic, producing the protein MVLTKFNGTGVGLGFGVGCGFGVGWGFGGIPLQILGLGVGGGCGVGLGLGWGFGTALGSQYRTNRITFQGIDFNDKGRNDGKTMKD; encoded by the exons ATGGTGCTTACAAAATTCAATGGCACTGGTGTGGGACTTG GTTTTGGAGTTGGATGCGGTTTTGGAGTTGGGTGGGGTTTTGGAG GCATTCCGTTGCAGATACTCGGTCTTGGCGTAG GTGGAGGTTGTGGAGTAGGACTTGGCCTAGGATGGGGCTTTGGAACTGCTCTCGGAAGTCAATATCGCACAAATAGGATCACATTCCAGGGCATTGATTTCAATGATAAGGGGCGAAATGATGGGAAAACAATGAAGGATTAG
- the LOC122073678 gene encoding (S)-8-oxocitronellyl enol synthase ISY1 yields MSWWWAGAIGAAKKKLDGDEGPPKERHESVGLIIGVTGIVGNSLAEILPLPDTPGGPWKVYGVARRPRPSWNADHPIEYIQCDISDAQDTLTKLSPLTDVTHIFYVSWADRGSESANCEINGAMFHNVLRAVIPNAPNLQHICLQTGTKHYVGSFEDLIAGTARPHDPPFDDDLPRLPTPNFYYTLEDILFEEVEKKDNLTWSVLRPGCIFGFSPFSLMNMIGTLCVYAAICKHEGLPLRFPGTRAAWNIYSEASDADLIAEHHIWASVDPYAKNEAFNCLNGDVFKWKHLWKVLAEQFEMDCPEFEEGVPSFAELMKDKGPVWDEIVKENNLLPTKLEDVGIWWFADFTLGAPESFLSSMNKSKEHGFVGFRNTTKSFVSWIDKMKAFKLVP; encoded by the exons atgAGTTGGTGGTGGGCAGGAGCAATCGGCGCTGCTAAG AAGAAGTTGGATGGAGATGAAGGTCCTCCAAAGGAAAGGCACGAGAGCGTGGGTCTGATCATCGGCGTCACCGGAATCGTGGGCAACAGTTTGGCCGAGATTCTCCCTCTTCCCGACACTCCTGGCGGTCCCTGGAAGGTTTATGGCGTCGCTCGTCGCCCTCGTCCCTCCTGGAACGCCGACCACCCAATCGAGTACATCCAATGCGACATCTCCGACGCCCAAGATACCCTCACCAAGCTTTCCCCTCTCACAGACGTTACCCACATCTTCTACGTTTCCTGGGCCGATCGGGGAAGCGAATCCGCCAATTGCGAGATCAACGGTGCCATGTTCCATAACGTCCTCCGAGCTGTGATCCCCAACGCCCCCAATCTCCAACACATATGCCTCCAGACGGGTACCAAGCACTACGTGGGATCGTTCGAGGATTTGATTGCAGGCACCGCCCGTCCTCACGATCCTCCCTTCGACGACGATCTACCTCGCCTCCCTACCCCCAATTTCTACTACACTTTGGAGGATATTCTCTTCGAGGAGGTCGAGAAGAAGGACAACTTGACATGGTCTGTCCTTCGCCCCGGTTGCATCTTCGGCTTCTCACCCTTCAGCTTGATGAACATGATCGGAACCCTCTGCGTTTACGCCGCCATCTGTAAACACGAGGGTTTACCTCTCAGATTCCCGGGGACTCGAGCCGCTTGGAACATTTACTCAGAGGCTTCCGATGCCGATCTGATCGCGGAGCATCACATTTGGGCGTCCGTCGATCCTTATGCGAAGAACGAAGCTTTCAATTGCCTCAACGGGGATGTGTTCAAATGGAAGCATCTCTGGAAAGTTCTGGCAGAGCAATTCGAGATGGATTGCCCTGAATTCGAAgagggggttccttcctttgcggagttgatgaaggacaaGGGACCCGTGTGGGACGAAATCGTGAAGGAGAACAATCTATTGCCCACTAAACTGGAAGATGTCGGGATATGGTGGTTCGCGGATTTTACTCTTGGGGCACCAGAATCGTTTTTGAGTTCCATGAACAAGAGCAAAGAGCATGGCTTCGTGGGTTTCAGAAACACTACCAAATCTTTTGTTTCGTGGATAGACAAGATGAAGGCGTTCAAGCTCGTTCCTTAA
- the LOC122073679 gene encoding upstream activation factor subunit UAF30-like: MAMSLGCCWSGFAAGEAVGAKSSSTLRIATTSTPTTTLRMVRLVTCAASSKPASSTTGKRQPRGITKPKPISPAMQEFLGVPEIPRTQALKQIWAYIKEHNLQDPENRKIIVCDEKLKNIFGGKERVGFLEISGLINPHFIK; this comes from the exons ATGGCAATGTCGCTAGGATGTTGTTGGTCGGGTTTTGCGGCAGGTGAGGCAGTTGGGGCCAAGTCCTCATCGACTCTCCGCATCGCTACTACTTCTACTCCCACGACTACCCTGCGTATGGTCCGTCTCGTCACCTGCGCTGCTTCGTCAAAGCCTGCTTCTTCCACGACAGGGAAGCGACAGCCTAGGGGCATCACTAAGCCCAAACCTATTTCTCCTGCGATGCAAGAGTTTCTTGGCGTCCCTGAGATCCCTCGCACCCAAGCTCTTAAGCagatttgggcttatatcaaggAGCACAATCTTCAG GATCCAGAGAACAGGAAGATTATAGTGTGTGATGAGAAACTGAAGAACATATTTGGAGGAAAGGAGCGTGTTGGGTTTCTCGAGATCTCTGGGCTGATCAATCCTCACTTCATCAAGTGA